One region of Oryza sativa Japonica Group chromosome 10, ASM3414082v1 genomic DNA includes:
- the LOC9268790 gene encoding uncharacterized protein, whose protein sequence is MAKTALATALDIAELPFSDLLLLISPDLPDDGRRGRLLTTVATSLGRGGSGLLAITNVPLAAALRRRLLPLARRLAVMDHPSRSQLLKKHGLGSDVPLKKLDRRVSSFARLLRHSGEFQLLESMKEIESIKNDPDYLEKALDGVVIGEPMGDGTEKLGELVEELGLCMMELGILVARACDTVTGGNQLEKSITDFGTAKARLIHYHSELDNIIIKNSSSKRKVPINKIAKATAYESCSRRSASSQGSCIRSECAMTDTLKDSNDKSIHGQGSVVSLTNLWQEWHYDYGVLTVLTAPLFLCSTMGEDCSINKECSPPDEHTYLQLFNRRKVFSVRCSPESFIVQVGETADILSGGKLRSTLHAVSRPYGSTNISRETFVVFLQPSWDKKLPYSGHCFAGDDEPSEGDDSTFSDGSDMFSSEHTLMQDILKKIPPLSSRVKEGMTFAEFSRQTTKQYYGGGGIQQNN, encoded by the exons ATGGCGAAGACCGCTCTGGCGACGGCATTGGACATCGCCGAGCTCCCTTTCTCggatcttctcctcctcatctcACCGGATCTTCCGGACGATGGCCGGCGCGGCCGTCTCCTCACCACCGTCGCTACCTCCCTTGGTCGCGGCGGGTCCGGTTTGCTTGCCATCACCAACGTGCCTCTCGcagccgccctccgccgccggcttctcCCGCTGGCTCGCCGCCTTGCCGTCATGGACCACCCCTCCCGCTCCCAGCTCCTCAAG AAGCACGGTTTGGGTAGCGACGTGCCTCTGAAGAAGCTGGACCGGCGCGTTTCCTCATTTGCGCGGCTTTTGCGTCATTCAGGTGAGTTCCAATTGCTGGAGTCGATGAAAGAAATCGAGAGCATCAAGAACGACCCTGATTATCTGGAGAAAGCTTTGGATGGTGTTGTAATTGGGGAACCCATGGGCGATGGTACCGAGAAGCTTGGTGAGCTCGTTGAGGAGCTTGGTCTTTGCATGATGGAACTTGGGATTTTGGTTGCACGAGCCTGCGACACTGTTACTGGTGGAAATCAGTTGGAGAAAAGCATTACTGACTTTGGGACCGCAAAGGCAAGGCTCATTCACTACCACTCTGAGTTGGATAACATTATTATCAAGAATAGTAGCAGCAAGAGAAAAGTTCCGATAAATAAAATCGCAAAGGCAACAGCTTATGAGTCATGCTCTCGAAGGTCTGCATCATCACAAGGATCCTGTATCAGATCAGAATGTGCTATGACGGACACATTAAAGGATTCCAATGATAAGTCGATTCATGGTCAGGGTAGTGTTGTTTCTCTCACAAACTTATGGCAAGAGTGGCACTATGACTATGGGGTCCTTACTGTTTTAACAGCACCATTATTCTTGTGCTCCACAATGGGAGAAGATTGTTCCATCAACAAAGAATGCTCTCCTCCTGACGAGCACACGTACTTGCAGCTATTCAATAGGAGGAAGGTATTCTCGGTGAGATGCTCTCCAGAGAGCTTCATTGTGCAGGTCGGGGAGACAGCAGACATCTTGTCAGGCGGGAAGCTGAGGTCTACACTTCATGCTGTGAGTAGACCATACGGCTCAACAAACATCAGCCGGGAAACTTTTGTGGTCTTCTTACAGCCATCATGGGACAAAAAGTTGCCTTACTCTGGTCACTGTTTTGCTGGTGATGATGAACCTAGTGAAGGCGATGACTCAACATTCAGTGATGGGTCAGACATGTTTTCGAGTGAGCATACATTGATGCAAGATATTTTGAAAAAGATCCCCCCTCTGTCATCAAGGGTAAAAGAAGGGATGACGTTTGCTGAATTTTCTCGACAGACAACGAAACAGTATTATGGTGGTGGAGGTATCCAACAAAACAATTAA
- the LOC4348279 gene encoding uncharacterized protein — protein sequence MPRLLPGTGRASSLSSSLLLLLLLGAAMAAAPEAAAVMPMEAYFSPAELVRIAGYGEELVSTVIVSGKVVCKLSLRPPGSDLLSIELPGATVGVACETGGIKTMANSVFTVTDENGNFTIELPSRLHATPNLEKACSVKVLQLPLDCACWPRRSPSYYHGIQLSSSEDGIRSYTTGVIRLQHHDTKSDMSMHHVGTE from the exons ATGCCGCGGCTGCTGCCTGGAACTGGAAGGGCCTCCTCCTTGTCCTCTTCTTTGCTACTGCTCCTGCTGCTCGGTgccgcgatggcggcggcgccggaggcggcggcggtgatgccCATGGAGGCCTACTTCTCGCCGGCGGAGCTCGTTCGCATTGCGGGGTACGGCGAAGAGCTGGTGTCGACGGTGATCGTGTCCGGGAAGGTCGTCTGCAAGCTCTCCCTCCGCCCACCCGGCTCCGACCTCCTCAGCATCGAGCTGCCAG GAGCTACAGTAGGAGTGGCCTGTGAAACTGGAGGTATAAAGACGATGGCTAACTCTGTATTCACAGTAACTGATGAGAATGGCAACTTCACCATAGAACTCCCTTCTCGGCTCCATGCCACACCAAACCTGGAGAAGGCTTGCTCTGTCAAGGTGCTCCAGCTCCCGCTAGACTGTGCGTGTTGGCCTCGCCGTAGTCCTAGTTACTACCATGGCATCCAGTTATCATCATCAGAGGATGGCATCCGCTCCTACACGACAGGGGTGATACGGCTGCAGCATCATGATACAAAGTCAGACATGTCCATGCACCATGTTGGTACAGAATAG